A DNA window from Hevea brasiliensis isolate MT/VB/25A 57/8 chromosome 2, ASM3005281v1, whole genome shotgun sequence contains the following coding sequences:
- the LOC131169151 gene encoding ascorbate transporter, chloroplastic-like has translation MESEFIALAAAGKVYQTEPTISYDKGERSGIAAAKFANGCIFYRKFYSRMAIAFISGFSSSPFIQVTNHSDEKASKFLSTYPQQRSLGRCECSSYPSVCNWSRLKQRHWQHFEYVKVNRTCAYHKSEEYDITEAAVDSLKSAEGSIEAVLIEGNLQPCWQQFPKRWVIVLLCFMAFLSCNMDRVNMSIAILPMSQEFNWNSATCISRHLQCEVVQFRDLALNLFLEAFGLIKLVESLLGFGVVWWSIATVLTPIAARIGLPFLLMMRAFMGIGEGVAMPAMNNILSKWIPV, from the exons GCAAAGTTTATCAAACAGAACCAACTATTTCATATGACAAGGGAGAGCGATCAGGCATAGCTGCTGCAAAGTTTGCAAATGGGTGCATCTTTTATAGAAAGTTTTATAGTCGAATGGCCATTGCTTTTATTTCCGGATTCTCAAGTTCCCCATTTATTCAAGTCACCAATCATTCAGATGAAAAAGCTTCAAAATTCTTATCAACTTATCCCCAACAAAGAAGTTTAGGAAGATGTGAGTGTTCTTCGTATCCCTCTGTTTGTAATTGGAGTCGGCTGAAACAAAGGCATTGGCAGCATTTTGAGTATGTCAAGGTCAATAGAACCTGTGCTTACCATAAATCCGAGGAGTATGACATAACAGAAGCTGCTGTGGACTCGCTGAAGTCAGCTGAGGGGTCAATTGAGGCTGTATTAATAGAAGGAAATCTGCAACCTTGTTGGCAGCAGTTTCCAAAACGCTGGGTCATTGTGCTGCTTTGTTTTATGGCATTTCTATCATGCAACATGGACCGT GTAAACATGAGCATTGCAATACTTCCAATGTCACAAGAGTTCAATTGGAACAGTGCAACG TGCATTAGCAGACACTTGCAGTGTGAAGTAGTGCAGTTTCGTGACTTGGCACTGAATTT ATTTTTGGAGGCATTTGGGCTCATAAAATTGGTGGAAAGCTTATTAGGTTTTGGAGTGGTTTGGTGGTCTATAGCTACAGTTTTGACTCCTATTGCTGCAAGAATTGGACTCCCTTTTCTGCTGATGATGCGTGCTTTCATGGGAATTGGCGAG GGTGTTGCTATGCCTGCCATGAATAACATTCTTTCTAAGTGGATTCCAGTGTAA